Proteins from one Lolium rigidum isolate FL_2022 unplaced genomic scaffold, APGP_CSIRO_Lrig_0.1 contig_57556_1, whole genome shotgun sequence genomic window:
- the LOC124681850 gene encoding endothelial transcription factor GATA-2-like, translated as MRKPTPLLFLNDVSTDFLVDGDLGACPGAGLCWPDDSLDNVLGYVSMLDDGFLHDLGLDFSLPESRRLGDGSEYAGRPQDHMEPYPGPLAAALCEPHAPGARKSGACHVLDSVPDGLPPPPPPQAPSFSCSQTSSGRRSLSPTSQPQASDEGDLRWTVLRKPHQRRAARRRHGWPTWTLALPLPLIPPAAAHDGDDNDHKDKDFELATCCDIGGGGGNDFALPRPPGAGQKRPRKQAGSKNNGKVGKTCTHCRASDTPQWRAGPDGNGTLCNACGIRYKMGKLFPEYRPSNSPEFSSNEHSNRHRNVERIRQRKKLKVMAPELPTLNPDAHHHKLLMPLPVCKYETS; from the coding sequence atgcgGAAGCCCACGCCGCTCCTCTTCCTCAATGACGTCTCCACCGACTTCCTCGTGGACGGCGACCTCGGCGCCTGCCCCGGAGCCGGCCTCTGCTGGCCCGACGACTCGCTCGACAACGTCCTAGGCTACGTCTCCATGCTCGACGACGGCTTCCTCCACGACCTCGGCCTCGACTTCTCGCTGCCGGAGAGCCGCCGCCTCGGCGATGGCAGCGAATACGCTGGGCGGCCGCAGGACCACATGGAGCCGTACCCCGGCCCGCTGGCGGCGGCGCTGTGCGAACCTCACGCCCCCGGCGCCCGGAAGAGCGGCGCGTGCCACGTGCTCGACAGCGTGCCCGAcgggctcccgccgccgccgccgccgcaagcgCCCTCCTTTTCCTGCAGCCAGACGTCGTCCGGGCGCCGCAGCCTCTCGCCGACGTCCCAGCCGCAGGCCTCCGACGAGGGCGACCTGCGTTGGACCGTGCTGCGGAAGCCGCACCAGCGACGCGCAGCCCGCAGGCGGCACGGCTGGCCCACGTGGACCCTGGCCCTCCCGCTCCCCCTcatcccgcccgccgccgcccacgacggTGACGACAACGACCACAAGGACAAGGACTTCGAGCTGGCGACCTGCTGCgacattggcggcggcggcggcaacgacTTCGCGCTCCCGCGCCCGCCGGGAGCTGGGCAGAAGCGGCCGAGGAAGCAGGCGGGGAGCAAGAACAACGGGAAGGTCGGCAAGACTTGCACGCACTGCCGCGCCTCGGACACGCCGCAGTGGCGGGCCGGCCCGGACGGCAACGGCACGCTCTGCAACGCCTGCGGCATCCGCTACAAGATGGGCAAGCTCTTCCCGGAGTACCGCCCCTCAAACAGCCCCGAGTTCAGCAGCAACGAGCACTCCAACCGCCACAGGAATGTCGAGAGGATcaggcagaggaagaagctcaaggtcatGGCCCCCGAGCTGCCGACGTTGAACCCGGACGCCCACCACCACAAACTGCTCATGCCACTGCCAGTGTGTAAATACGAAACATCATAG